In Mugil cephalus isolate CIBA_MC_2020 chromosome 19, CIBA_Mcephalus_1.1, whole genome shotgun sequence, the genomic stretch gatgTTGTATTATAACTGTGAGATATTGGGGGTGTTGGCTCATATCAGTATCATATACAAATATCGACATTGGTAAAAATTGACTGTGTTACAACAAGCCTTTACTCTGAGTAATCTTTATTTAATTCGCACCATGTCAAGGTTATTCGTTATTTTCgttgtttatttttcccatATCCAGCCATCTGTCCAAACcacaaagactgaaaatgacacatcacatctttctttctcatgaATGTACAGAACCAGTTTGTGTCCCACATGAAAGCTTGGGGCAAagatgcagtggagaaaatctCCCTGATGTTGAAAGTGTCCCTGTGCGGGGCTGAagatgtttctgctgcagagcaAAAGTCTGGGCTGCATGACAGGACAAAACTGACGAGCAAGAGAGTGAAAGCAATAAATGTGGCCGGGACCAAAAAAAGCAAGtagcctttatttttttataatcatGCATTTGAATTTCTCTGTGTATTAAACCAAGCCTTTGGCTTATTTTTTGCAGAAGGAGCCAGACGTTCTTGCCGTGAGAGGATGGATATCCAGGGAGGAGTCAAATCAGTAAGAAGGCAGATGAATGATTGCAAAGGTACGTATGCTGTGTCATATGATTCTGTGCCAACCAAAAGGCTTACTTCTCTCATTAAAATTTTCAGGCTATTAAGTTTTTGTTCTAATTTAATCATTTAGAACACAACAATGCATTGCGTCACTGAGGattatgtaatgttttatgttttcagaggagcagcagactgAACAACCAACAGCAGCTGACTCAGAATCAGTGACAAAACCAGGTAAGTACTTCACTTACTCGCACAGCACATTTAAGTTGCAAATGAGTGAATTACATACATTGATGGtctcttctgggaaacctggattttggcatttatgtggatgttattttgtTATGTGTAACCACTTGAACACCACCACAGAATAAGCACTTCCTCTCTGTGGTAATGGCAAGGTAACGTTCCTTGCATCTTGGCGCCAGGTGTTTCCATCTAAACAGGGTACATGTACCTCATGCGATTCATCAAAGCAGCCATCAgccagttctgatgctcacatGTCCATTGTAGGAGCTTTCAGCAGTGGACCACCTGACTGGTCTACATCTGTGCAGACCCGTACACATTCTCCATTCTCCAATCTGAACCCTTGTGCCCTATGAGAATTATTGAGCCCCGGTCACCCAAGTCCTTCCACcgcttttccttccttggaccacttttgacACAGTAAACCCGTAAAAGATGCAATTCTGGAAATTCTCTGACGCAGTTGTCAAGCCATCACAACTTTGCCCTTATCAGAGTTGCTTTCATTCTTCCACTtgtctatttttcctcctccttataCATCAGTTTGAGGTAAAAATCTTGCCTAATTTCTGCCTAAAATATAAGTATTATTCACTCAACTAGTGATTAGGATCTCTTTTACGAGAGACACCAAGACAAATGGCTTGGTACAGTAGTTAACAGACGTGTCATATCCAGTGTGATCCATTATTGAAAAAATGCCGATAAAAGTAAGACATGATGGGATGAATTGAATTTCCTAGTTTTATCTTATTGATTCTTATTCTTGAAAGaagacatgtttgatgtgtggCTGTTAACTCAGTTTCaagctgtgttgtttttctcaggTGATACAGCCTCACGTGAGGAGAGTAACTCTGGACTCTGTTCAGAACCTAAAGCCGCGTTAACAGCTCCTGAGCCAGTCCCGGATGTCAGCAAGGAAGCTGTCCAAGAGGACGCAGACTGTCACATCGTCTCATCGAAGAAGACTGCTAGGGCTTTCAAGTGTCCCTCTTGTGAAAAAACATTTGCTCAGAAGTGCTTGATGGACAGACACTACCTGACTCACTCCAAACCTCACATTTGCTCCGAGTGTGGCAAAGGTTTCGCTGCACGTTGGGGACTCATGGCACATTCAAGGCGACACACCGGAGAGAAGCTTTACAAATGCTGCGAGTGTGGAACGGAGTTCGCTTACAAGTCCACCTTCCGCAGGCACATGCGTCACCACAGCCTGAAGAAGCCAGTCACCCACACGTGCATGCTGTGTGAGAGTCAGTTTACAGGGACACTGGCGCTTCAGAGGCACAGGTGCCCTGCGCTAAGGAAGACGTTCGTTTGCTCACTTTGCCCAGAGACTTTTGAGTGCAGGCAGAGCTTGGCTGATCACGAGAACCGCCATTCGGGAGACAGAGATTTCGTGTGCGAGGTGTGCGGCGAGACGTTCTTGTCGTCCGCGTCCCTGGCCACTCACCGGGTCACGCACATGCAAAAGGAAAACTGCTGCGACATGCTCGGCCTCGGCTGCAGCGTCATGAGCGTCCTCAAGATTCACCTGAGCAAACACACCGGGGAGAAGCTCTTCACCTGCGAGGTCTGCGGCAAGGGCTGCAGTCACCGGAGCGCTCTGAAGCACCACATGCTGACGCACACGGGGGAGAGGTCCTACATCTGCGAGACGTGCGGCAAGCGCTGCGGCCACGCCAGCGCGCTGCAGAACCACATGAGGATCCACACCGGGAAGAAAGCGGGAGAGCAGCCGTGCTGCGAGCAGTGCGGCAAAACGTT encodes the following:
- the LOC124996179 gene encoding oocyte zinc finger protein XlCOF6-like isoform X2 — protein: MKAWGKDAVEKISLMLKVSLCGAEDVSAAEQKSGLHDRTKLTSKRVKAINVAGTKKKGARRSCRERMDIQGGVKSVRRQMNDCKEEQQTEQPTAADSESVTKPGDTASREESNSGLCSEPKAALTAPEPVPDVSKEAVQEDADCHIVSSKKTARAFKCPSCEKTFAQKCLMDRHYLTHSKPHICSECGKGFAARWGLMAHSRRHTGEKLYKCCECGTEFAYKSTFRRHMRHHSLKKPVTHTCMLCESQFTGTLALQRHRCPALRKTFVCSLCPETFECRQSLADHENRHSGDRDFVCEVCGETFLSSASLATHRVTHMQKENCCDMLGLGCSVMSVLKIHLSKHTGEKLFTCEVCGKGCSHRSALKHHMLTHTGERSYICETCGKRCGHASALQNHMRIHTGKKAGEQPCCEQCGKTFSCMVNLKYHMSTHTGEKPYACDQCDKKFRNPSNLKLHMAVHSGEKMYGCNICGRRFTQSSSLKLHRLIHTGERPYRCDVCGKEFIYSSVFKKHQRDHVAEEAGDGQSENTAVTV
- the LOC124996179 gene encoding oocyte zinc finger protein XlCOF6-like isoform X1, with the protein product MFSLETFESQIGAVMDTLVEAAVLELGRLLNECSATDKAAQHRSAAAEAEESGATSLEDKQQQFNKVLTNQFVSHMKAWGKDAVEKISLMLKVSLCGAEDVSAAEQKSGLHDRTKLTSKRVKAINVAGTKKKGARRSCRERMDIQGGVKSVRRQMNDCKEEQQTEQPTAADSESVTKPGDTASREESNSGLCSEPKAALTAPEPVPDVSKEAVQEDADCHIVSSKKTARAFKCPSCEKTFAQKCLMDRHYLTHSKPHICSECGKGFAARWGLMAHSRRHTGEKLYKCCECGTEFAYKSTFRRHMRHHSLKKPVTHTCMLCESQFTGTLALQRHRCPALRKTFVCSLCPETFECRQSLADHENRHSGDRDFVCEVCGETFLSSASLATHRVTHMQKENCCDMLGLGCSVMSVLKIHLSKHTGEKLFTCEVCGKGCSHRSALKHHMLTHTGERSYICETCGKRCGHASALQNHMRIHTGKKAGEQPCCEQCGKTFSCMVNLKYHMSTHTGEKPYACDQCDKKFRNPSNLKLHMAVHSGEKMYGCNICGRRFTQSSSLKLHRLIHTGERPYRCDVCGKEFIYSSVFKKHQRDHVAEEAGDGQSENTAVTV